The genomic stretch gaagtttttatcaaacaaacGCACCCGTAGTACGCCCTCGCTTGCATCACTTGAGTTTTACATCTATCTAAAGCACGTGCATCACTTAGTTTTGCAGCCAAGCAAGCAAACATTTTTGGCGGCGAAGCGCTGGTCGGCGAGATAACGCAATGCTCCGATACCATTTTGCAGAAACCGACCGAGTCTGATTTATCCGGGTCGGGCCTCACATGATGATTGCTCCAGAGGCACAGAAACGAAAGGGAGATATGAGAAGTTTGGGTCAATGTGAGAATATATTATCGTAAAAGATCGTTGAAAGTGGAAGGGGAATGACTTCTTCTATGGCCCCATTGACTAACGATTCCCGTGGAGTGGATGGTAATTATGATcacaaatttaataatatttcttgTGTGCCGTTTGTTCCGTTCTCCAGATTTCGTTCACGAACCATAAATAAGCTTGCGAAAGGAAGTGACCGGAAAACTCTGTCTGCGATTGATAGAATATccaactcaaaagtttaaggcgATAAGTGGAGCATATAAACAAACTTTAGCATCTTTTCTCACGTGTGGGTTGGAGCAGAAAAGACATGCGGAATTTGACAAATGGAGGACCGCACATGCAAAATAAGCCAGGACGGAACTTTGGGTTTGATTTTCATGGTGGAATGTTCGACCCAAAAGTGATAAGCTGAATAGATGGAGAGATAAGACATGTATATTAAGGGCATGTAAACCCTATAGAGAGTCGATGTGAGGGGGGAATACTTTAGCACCCCCTCCTCTCACAATCAGGCCGGACTTGGAAAGACGTATGGAATTTGCCAGATTGAGGGCCGCACAGGCGAAACAAGCCCGGACGACGCCGATATCGATGTTCGAATGTTTGACCTCCCGAAGTTTTTATGCACAAGCGACGTGAGATAACGGCGATCATGGAATTCTGCAGTAGGAGTTTTAGaactccctttttctttcccattcCGAGTTGGACACAATAAAATAGATTGAGATGGACGTCTTCGAGTATAGCACGCGCGATATGttcattatcattttttttggggggagcgAAGAAGTGTCGTTTTGACACAGCGGAGGGACAATTCGGATAAAATAAGGTTATGGTTTGAATATCCCTAGTTGATTCCGAGAGGACGCCCGCACGCCCGCCCCATGAGAAAGGGTCATTGGAATCTCACACTCCAATTCATACAAAATTCCAAAATTGCGTTTATCATTCATTAGCCATTGGAAAGTAAGCTTGCTGCCCCCAATGCCAATGGTCGGTCGGTTAATTAAAGTTGATTACGTAGGTAACCCTCGCGAAGCTACAACTTAGAATAATGGCAGGAAGAGAAGAGACGAGAAGAGAAGACCAGACCAGATgcgatgaaaaagaaaagaaagtgctGCTGCGGAATCGCGAAGAGTTGAGCGTGGGGCCCGCCGGGGGAGCGGGGGTGGGCGGCGGTTGAAACATAATAATTGCTGGCGAGACGCGGCGAAACTGAGACGCAGTCCTATGTGGGAGGGGCGAATTTCGaggccttttcttttgtgtgGGGTGATTGTCGTTTTCGTGGTGGGCATCGAATTGGACGATGATGAATTGGGGCGATGTGCTTCTTTCTTTACCTTttgttatttgtcttttttccctcttttaacttttttttgtgtgtgtgtgtgtgatgaCGTGGAACCCACTTCCGGTGGAGGAGGACTTCGCGGTTGGCGTAGGCTTACGTGCACCGCACCGCCGTTCCTTTTCGGCTACCCATTTCTACATGGATCGTTCCGACCATCTTCCATTTTCGGAGTGACCACGATGACAATAATAACTCACGAACTTACGATCCACGTGATTTTTTCTCGAGGTTGGGCGAACGCAAATTGAACGGGACGTTGCGAGGATCCTGTCATGGATTAAGAACTCAAAGTTCGCTCGCTCATCGCACAAATTGCTCCGGAGGAGCCTCGTGTATGTCTACATATCTTTGCGATCGTGCTCCCTCGGACTATGAAATGAAAATGTGAGAATACCCGAGGTTGAAATTCGTCtagaaataatttaaaagaaaaaacaaattattcgCGTTTTGAATTTATTCGCTGCCGCGTTAATGCTTCTATATGAATTGGTGCACGAGTATTGATGTGAAATCAGAGCATAAgataaagtttcaaaaaaaattgggtcCTTTTGCGAGGGCGaaagaaaatggatgaaaaAGGAATATGTGGCGCTGAGGATAAAGCTGGCCATGGGGAACCATAAGGAACATGTTCATATTGTACTTCAATCAAATATATGGACTACGAGTACATTTATGGCATAATAAATCAAATCGATAACATAGGGAATCAAGAACCTTTTCccctggctttttttttttttttaattttatcatttgGAAGTGACAAGAAAAACGATTGTTACATAGGTAAACCTCGAACTCATGAAAAGGTTATGGGCTCACCTAAGACGTGAATCTaaagtttaacaaaaaaattaggcCTAAAAAAGGAatacaaaatcatttttcttcgaATTGATTTGAGCCGCTTGGATTGTTTTGACATCCCTAAACAGGGGGCATTTTCTTCCAATAGCCTTAACCCATTCACGTGTGGAGTAGATTCATTTGCCAGTTGAGAACTAGATGGGCACGTAGAAGCTTCTTCGTGCGACTGTTTATGGCGATATGGAGCGATCGATATATCCTAATTGGTTCATAAGTCCTtgacttaaaattttcaatgaagTTGGGTCCGACCGAATATGTCCACAAGCTCGGACTTAGCCTTTCTTTTATCTATCTCTTCTAGTAAAGGTATCGTCTTGTTGTTGCACGCTACCAACAATAATCGTGTTAAAACCTCCAAATGGGCAACTTAAAAGCTATTGATCCGGTGATTGTAACTATCCCTATCTCCAAATTTAAACCGGTACCGGATAAACATTCCCATTTCAAGTCATGCTTCTTAGTGAGTTTGGACACAGTTTCGCCGGAGAAACAACCCTTTGCAATTTCTGGGTAATTACATTAGGCCAACCAACCATTCAAAAGAGGGTTGCTTTCAAGCCTGTTGTAAAAGTCAAGATGTAATAATCCCatctcctcattttttttttaaaaatttgcttTCAAAATGACATGATTGGAGCTGTGCTGCTTTTGTGGCGCATCAACATTTGTCAATACTTGGTTTGAGGAGTCTCCATCTTCGGGCCTTTAACCCAGCCAAGTACGAACTTTAACTCAAGCCAACGTcacgacccatttcctaatttcccaCTATGACTCGCAATTTCATCCAGCAATTATTGGAGTAGATCTAGATTGCACGTataatttaatttgaataaaaaaagatgcATGAGCTTCTTTTCGATTTCATTTTTTCGCTTGCTCGCGTTGCATCATCAGACGTGGTGGGATTCTTCCCAACCACCTTAAAatacacaccaaaaaaaaaaattctcgggtCGATCAAAGGTGGTCTCGACGAGGAAGTGTTACGAAAGAACTGAAGTTCCTTCCGACCCCACTTACGTGGCGCGGGCCAATGAGACGGTGTTGCTATTTTGCGCACTCAAAATTTATCTTACCAGGTTCTGTGGTGCTGAAAAAAGCCGACGAGACGACCCGCGATTCGATTTCAATCTGCGAACGAGTCTGAGAAAGCGAAAGACCCACTTTCCGACCAGAAGCGGCGAATCGGACGAGATACGAGATGAGACAGGGACCGACCCCTCTCCCCTTCGCCCCGCATGCAATTTCGAGTCGCTACAGATGGATGCCCTTTTGCTCGTACAAGCCAACACATAAGTTCCGATAGCACGACCACCCGACACGACCCCGGTAGAACGAGCCGACAAATCgtttctctgttcttttttattcttattataAGGATCTGCCTTGAAGGCAATTTGTTAATCATGCTCAATACAAAAcaactcgatttttttttaatacacaAATGTCTAACAATGCGAGAGAAATTAGAGTTACTTgaagttttgaaaaattatccgTGTGTTAGAATTCAgcgcacaatcacaacaaagtaaaatgtaaaagtaaaaaagagaaatcgagacaaaagatttttttttttcttactagcaaatgatttcactataattaacacttcACAACTCTCTGTTACATTCATCAATTACAATAATAAGatataatatataacaataaCTATTTATGGGCTCAAGCCCaaattattaatgaaaaaatacgaattcaaactataaaagccttcTGAGATCCGTGCTTTCATGTTGTTAAAGAGTATAAACTATACCCCAATATTGTgaggaaataaaattttcatatcAAAAGTTACGTTGGCAATTCGTGTGCTTTCTACCATCTCATAATCGTATCGTGTCGAATTCAAGTCCAACACGAATGCGGCATATTTAGTAATCGCATCTACGCTTGGAGATCCAAACTCGATGTATCTATTCGATGGGTTACTCAATGCAAAACACATTCAACATGTGAGCTGAGCGTGCATGAATGTATTTAAATGCGTCTGAATGTAATTAAGCATGTTGTGTTGTCTGCAACATAAGTAGGTCAATTCTTTCATCACGGATGATAAACGTGTGTATGGATTAGCGTTTTCAATCCCTTTAGAGCACGCTTCGGCATGTTTAATTATATGAACCATTATTTTGAGACATACAAATTGATACTCTTCGAAGCATCGTCCTCAAACTAGATGCGCCAATCCGTCGACTTGACATTAAGCAAATAACTAGCGAAGTACATAATTTCGTACTTTTGGTGATGAGGTCTAAGAGAGAGCCCAGCTATACCGATACGAACCCATTTACTAGGTACAGAAGTTGAAAATATTTACTATTTATGATAAAAACTAACTTATTTACCTagtaatttaagcttttgaggaAAAGGTTTGAAAATCTTTAAACTTGAGCAAGTCCTTAAAAGGCTCAAGGGGAGATAGGAGAAAAAATTTCTTGGTATGGTGGACGGATTTCCCCATAAGTTCTCTCCGTATTCCCCCTCttcaaggaagaaaaataattgtAAGGAATTTATGAGAATCCGACTAGGAAAGGCAGACCCTAGGTCAACTTCGGTTGGTAATTACTGGGTAGGCAAATATAATAACTTTCTGCGCCTGAAATCACATAAGGAAGCCATGCGAAGTAGAAATGTTTGGAATCGGTTGCTCATTTGATAACTAGAAATGTATGTTTAATTTGAGTGACATGTCTTTAGCATTGTCCGAAGACCTGTCGTGTCCAATCTCTGTTTGCTTCCATgctctttgccttttcttttcaaaagggATTCTTCCACTTCGATCTTTGACATGAAGTTTCCGAACCACTTGAAATCTTCTTCTAAACCCTCAAATTTTTTGTACGTGGTCCAATGATTACACCGTTGTGACCGTCAATTTTTGAGATTTGGATTAACGAGATCGGGTGACTTTGCCGCATTGAATTACGAgttaggattaaaaaaaaaagaagcatcaACTACAAATACAACAGAGAAAACAGAGCACAGTAAGTACCGAAATCATCTTACAATAAATCAAAAAGACATTACATGTAAGATTCTCTCGGTTAAGGTTATTTCTGTTTTATCTAGACTCTGATACCATTAACCAAAACCCCGCCGGAGCAAAATTCCGGCCGGTCGCTCGTCCCTCATTCATTACTACACTTTTACACAGCCGGTTTATCCCCCACCAtccaactgaaaaaaaaaaaaaaaccaaaaatgaaaggaaaaacaaaatgccAAAATCGTCCCCAAAATTATTGCTCTGCTCTCATACGAACAGATTCAGGAGCTTCATCTCTTGACCCACGCCTTGATCGTAACCGTTCCTGGGGTCGATCACCTCCGATGCCTCGGAGCTCACGATGGTCATCGCCGTCGTCCTGGTCGGCCAATTCTCCATCAAGTGGCTCCTCTTGCCGCGTCTCTTCCCAGGCAATTTCGCCTTGAGGCTGAGGTTCGGGTCGTAGAGGGGGAGGTTGACGTCCACCTGAATCGACGCTGGCACTTGCAGGGACTGCTGCTGCAGGCTCCGCCCCCTGCAAGTGCTCGGGGGGGACGGCGAGTCTGCCGACTGGTCGAGCCCAAAGCCCAGGCCGGCGCCGCCGAGGGGCTGGACGACGCCGCCGTCGAGCACCGTCTCGACCGCCGCCTCGCACACGTGCCAGTTGCCGCTCGAGAGCAGCCCCACCGCCCCGCCGACCGGGTTCACCGTCCGCCCGCACGCCTCGAATAGTAGACTTTGAAACAGAGCTGGAAAAAATTcaaccccacaaaaaaaaaaaatatgagtccCGTGAGCCCAAAAACTCATCCAGCCGACGTAATTACGCACGCAAGGTGACATCAGCACCACCGAGTAGGCCC from Rhodamnia argentea isolate NSW1041297 chromosome 2, ASM2092103v1, whole genome shotgun sequence encodes the following:
- the LOC115746348 gene encoding LOB domain-containing protein 37-like; translated protein: MSCNGCRVLRKGCSESCVLRSCLRWIPSPEAQGNATLFLARFFGRSDLLSLVTAVPDSQRPALFQSLLFEACGRTVNPVGGAVGLLSSGNWHVCEAAVETVLDGGVVQPLGGAGLGFGLDQSADSPSPPSTCRGRSLQQQSLQVPASIQVDVNLPLYDPNLSLKAKLPGKRRGKRSHLMENWPTRTTAMTIVSSEASEVIDPRNGYDQGVGQEMKLLNLFV